From a region of the Synechococcus sp. PCC 7502 genome:
- a CDS encoding class I SAM-dependent methyltransferase has product MATILREWSYRYQWLYDTVSKLAAISVGGDYRFRRLFLRDLDIQPDTKVLDLCCGSGQATEILVQYSQDVTGLDASPLSLKRAKKNVPQAQYIQAFAEEMPFSDCLFDLVLTNTAMHEMQPDQLKQIFKEVYRVLKPNGTFAIVDFHKSNHWFFKAGVTIFFQLFETETAWQFIDTDVSKLLTETGFTNISDRLYAGNSLQVIQGLKLNS; this is encoded by the coding sequence ATGGCAACAATTCTCAGAGAATGGAGCTATCGTTACCAATGGCTCTACGATACTGTATCTAAACTAGCGGCAATTAGCGTAGGCGGCGACTATAGGTTTCGGCGACTATTTTTGCGAGATTTAGATATTCAGCCAGATACTAAAGTTTTGGATTTATGCTGCGGTAGTGGGCAGGCAACGGAAATTTTAGTGCAGTATTCCCAGGATGTTACGGGTTTAGATGCTTCGCCCCTGTCTCTCAAAAGAGCTAAGAAGAATGTTCCGCAGGCACAGTATATTCAAGCCTTTGCCGAGGAAATGCCCTTTAGTGATTGCCTATTTGATCTAGTGTTAACCAATACTGCTATGCACGAAATGCAGCCCGATCAACTTAAGCAAATCTTTAAAGAAGTTTATCGAGTCTTAAAACCTAATGGTACCTTTGCGATCGTGGATTTTCATAAGTCTAATCATTGGTTCTTTAAAGCGGGAGTAACTATATTTTTTCAACTATTTGAAACCGAGACTGCTTGGCAATTTATCGATACTGATGTGTCAAAGCTTTTAACTGAAACTGGTTTTACTAATATTAGCGATCGCCTCTATGCGGGTAATAGCCTACAAGTAATTCAAGGATTAAAATTAAACAGTTAA
- the cobJ gene encoding precorrin-3B C(17)-methyltransferase, whose protein sequence is MKVSSSQPPAIIILSESNIAIARQIQNHLSGAVIYGLEHRTQSADVTYAKFSDLLQLLFSQGHPIIGICAAGILIRTLAPLLTSKRAEPPVIAIAEDGSVVVPLLGGLNGANDLARQIADGLSTKAAITTAGDLRFKTTLLSPPMGWRLANTDDQAKTFLADLLGGAQVRLIGHAPWLSNLPLSTIAQDASHTIEIIENLEQEPQPIPSSTYLIYKRIPSSGKVSIIGTGPGSNQWISAQVKAILQSATDFVGYKTYLNLVAEFTKNRQVHASDNRVELERAELALDLAAQGRSVVVVSSGDAGIYGMATAVFEVLDQVAKPEWQSIDIEVAPGISAMQAAAALVGAPLGHDFCVISLSDILKPWEILAQRISAAAQADFVIAVYNPVSQTRTWQLAKAKEILLQWRSPNTPVILGRNLGRAGQEIQVITLAELAPELADMRTVILVGSSKTRIVKWGDRVKVYTPRTYFD, encoded by the coding sequence TTGAAAGTTTCTAGCAGTCAACCACCAGCGATCATAATTTTAAGTGAATCTAACATAGCGATCGCTCGGCAGATTCAAAATCATCTATCTGGGGCAGTAATCTATGGCTTAGAGCATCGCACCCAATCCGCAGATGTAACCTATGCCAAATTTAGTGATCTGCTCCAGTTACTTTTTAGTCAGGGGCATCCGATTATTGGTATTTGTGCCGCAGGAATTTTAATTCGCACCTTAGCACCACTACTGACAAGCAAAAGAGCCGAACCGCCCGTAATTGCGATCGCTGAAGATGGAAGTGTAGTAGTACCTTTGCTCGGTGGTTTAAATGGTGCCAATGATCTGGCTAGACAAATTGCTGATGGACTAAGTACTAAAGCGGCAATTACAACGGCGGGGGATTTACGATTTAAGACCACACTTCTGTCTCCGCCGATGGGGTGGCGTTTGGCTAATACCGATGATCAGGCTAAGACCTTTTTAGCAGATTTACTGGGGGGCGCACAGGTGCGGTTAATTGGTCATGCCCCTTGGTTAAGTAATCTACCCCTATCTACCATAGCTCAGGATGCAAGTCATACCATTGAAATTATCGAAAATTTGGAACAAGAGCCGCAACCAATACCTAGTTCAACCTACCTAATTTATAAGCGCATACCCAGTTCGGGAAAGGTGTCAATTATTGGTACAGGACCTGGTTCAAACCAATGGATATCGGCACAAGTTAAAGCGATCTTGCAATCAGCTACGGACTTTGTTGGCTATAAAACCTACTTAAATCTGGTGGCAGAATTTACTAAAAATCGCCAAGTTCATGCTTCGGATAATCGGGTGGAACTAGAACGGGCGGAACTAGCCTTGGATTTAGCAGCACAGGGGCGATCAGTGGTAGTAGTGTCCTCTGGGGATGCGGGGATTTATGGCATGGCAACGGCAGTATTTGAAGTTTTAGATCAAGTAGCTAAACCCGAATGGCAATCCATTGATATTGAAGTTGCTCCCGGTATTTCAGCGATGCAGGCTGCTGCTGCTCTGGTTGGTGCGCCCTTGGGACATGATTTTTGTGTGATTTCGTTATCGGATATTCTCAAACCGTGGGAAATTCTGGCACAGAGAATTAGTGCTGCCGCCCAAGCAGATTTTGTCATTGCTGTTTATAATCCCGTATCTCAAACTCGCACATGGCAGTTAGCTAAAGCTAAGGAAATTTTATTACAATGGCGATCGCCTAATACCCCAGTAATTTTAGGACGTAATTTGGGGCGAGCAGGTCAGGAAATACAAGTTATTACCCTAGCTGAATTAGCTCCCGAACTGGCAGATATGCGCACAGTAATCTTAGTTGGCTCTAGCAAAACTCGAATTGTAAAATGGGGCGATCGAGTTAAGGTTTATACACCTCGGACTTACTTTGATTAA
- a CDS encoding MBL fold metallo-hydrolase: MLAEIECLPLGVGQNGEGICLDLRLGQHHFLLDCGLKDLSSLELFARKLAAKEHHWSGLFCSHAHADHSRGIDALQAIAPDLPIYTSAVTAHLLTLNCPSASLASIFPVDWGETIEIEPNLLIKLLPSGHLPGAASIWLTYCTQDQDYNVLYTGDFYISNSRLVQGLKLEQFRGSSLDVLILEGSLGTTKHPHRRTQEQNLIHQINQAIASGYSVLFPVPKVGIGQEILMLLRSHHAFTGKDLDIWIDRGIGTGCDLYMEILPYLPLSVQNFAQHQSLFWDSRISPRIQSLDLINQSNYKSSNPAIILVDQDNDWLHDPKLQAQLKDQLQGSNYQIFVPEQNLELKTELTNFHIPFSTYLLAEHSDISGTTQLIHNLKPQHVVFIHGNSNYLADLANLDELSNRYHIHCPSVSMNLELPLGDSLHISHPQNQLSPYAGELSELSSEVMLSLPIELTQDRRWLDFSDTGLIEARWQGEDLLIRGISPRELSQAVFNQRSPSKDSIQASCISCRFYSGQFCLNRESPLAGMKVSSDAYCQGFEKIPADM; this comes from the coding sequence ATGCTAGCTGAGATCGAGTGCTTACCCTTAGGAGTAGGGCAGAATGGCGAAGGAATATGCCTTGATTTAAGATTAGGGCAGCATCATTTTTTGCTCGATTGTGGCTTAAAGGATTTATCCTCTCTGGAGTTATTTGCAAGAAAGTTGGCAGCAAAGGAGCATCACTGGTCGGGTTTGTTTTGTAGCCATGCCCACGCCGATCATAGTAGAGGTATTGATGCATTACAGGCGATCGCCCCAGATTTACCAATCTACACATCCGCAGTAACCGCACATTTACTAACTCTCAATTGCCCATCCGCTTCCCTAGCCTCAATTTTCCCTGTAGATTGGGGAGAAACTATAGAGATAGAACCAAATTTATTAATAAAACTACTTCCCTCTGGACATTTGCCCGGTGCTGCTAGTATCTGGCTGACCTATTGCACTCAGGATCAAGATTATAACGTTTTATATACTGGGGATTTCTACATCTCTAATTCTCGCTTAGTTCAAGGTTTGAAATTGGAACAATTCCGAGGCTCTAGCCTAGATGTATTAATCCTTGAAGGTAGTTTAGGTACTACGAAACATCCCCATCGGCGCACTCAAGAACAGAATCTCATCCATCAAATTAATCAGGCAATCGCATCGGGATATTCGGTTTTGTTTCCTGTCCCTAAGGTGGGAATTGGGCAGGAAATTTTAATGCTGTTGCGAAGTCACCATGCGTTTACGGGTAAGGATTTGGATATATGGATTGATCGTGGGATTGGGACTGGTTGTGATTTGTATATGGAAATACTGCCCTATTTGCCCCTATCAGTTCAAAACTTCGCTCAGCATCAATCGCTATTTTGGGATAGTCGTATTAGTCCTCGGATTCAGAGCCTAGACTTAATTAATCAGTCCAATTATAAATCTTCCAATCCCGCAATTATATTGGTGGATCAAGACAATGATTGGTTACATGATCCAAAGTTACAAGCACAGTTAAAAGACCAATTGCAAGGCTCTAATTATCAAATTTTTGTCCCAGAGCAGAATCTAGAATTAAAAACAGAACTCACTAATTTCCATATTCCTTTTTCTACTTATCTATTAGCGGAACACTCTGATATATCTGGTACAACTCAATTAATTCACAATCTTAAACCTCAACATGTGGTTTTTATTCATGGTAATTCCAACTATTTAGCAGATTTAGCAAACCTTGATGAATTGAGCAATCGTTATCATATCCATTGTCCTTCGGTTTCCATGAATTTGGAACTACCCCTAGGAGATTCATTACATATTTCCCATCCTCAAAATCAATTGTCGCCATACGCAGGGGAACTATCTGAACTTAGCTCTGAAGTGATGCTATCTCTACCCATAGAATTAACACAGGATCGGCGGTGGCTCGATTTTTCCGATACAGGGCTAATTGAAGCCAGATGGCAAGGGGAAGACCTATTAATTCGAGGAATCTCCCCTAGAGAATTATCCCAAGCAGTATTTAATCAGCGATCGCCCAGTAAGGATTCCATTCAAGCATCTTGTATTAGTTGTCGTTTTTATAGTGGGCAGTTTTGTCTGAATCGTGAATCTCCACTTGCGGGCATGAAAGTAAGCTCTGATGCCTATTGTCAAGGGTTTGAAAAAATTCCTGCTGATATGTAG
- a CDS encoding nitroreductase family protein: protein MEKPAVTDYTINPAIAKRWSPRTFANTPVAPEHLSSLFEAARWSASCYNDQPWNFIVGTTETPDTYNQILDCLVPFNVSWAKSAPVLILAIARTTFSHNNKLNDWAVYDVGQAVGTLAVQATSLGLYLHQMAGFDPAKAVANFNLPENFKPVAAIALGYIGDLDGLPEDIKIKELQPRTRNPISSFVFDKALS, encoded by the coding sequence ATGGAAAAACCTGCTGTTACCGACTACACAATTAATCCTGCGATCGCTAAGCGATGGAGTCCTAGAACTTTTGCCAATACACCCGTAGCTCCTGAACATTTATCTAGTCTATTTGAAGCCGCAAGGTGGTCAGCTTCCTGTTATAACGATCAGCCTTGGAATTTTATTGTTGGTACCACTGAAACTCCTGATACCTATAACCAAATCCTCGATTGCCTGGTTCCCTTTAATGTCAGTTGGGCAAAATCGGCACCTGTATTAATCTTGGCGATCGCTAGAACCACTTTTAGCCATAACAACAAGCTGAACGACTGGGCAGTTTATGATGTGGGACAAGCTGTAGGCACCTTAGCAGTCCAAGCCACAAGTTTAGGTTTATATCTGCACCAAATGGCGGGATTTGATCCAGCAAAAGCCGTTGCCAATTTTAACTTGCCTGAAAATTTTAAACCAGTTGCGGCGATCGCCTTGGGCTATATCGGTGATCTTGATGGTCTGCCTGAGGATATTAAAATCAAGGAACTCCAGCCCCGTACCCGTAATCCCATCTCCAGTTTTGTTTTTGATAAAGCCCTATCTTGA
- the nblS gene encoding two-component system sensor histidine kinase NblS, which yields MEFVLQAIATIRRWWSEFTLQTKLMALVTLMVSLLMSGVTFWAVNDIQTDARLSDTRFGRDLGLLLAANVSPLVAQGDRTEVARLSKKFFDSSSSIRYILYADPTGEIYYGIPFSVSEVQNSLSLRRRIQLPENPLSSADPTWVKQHNTPQGEVTDVFVHLDHEGEDLGILAIGINPNPTAVASSSLTLDVTTAVFVSIWMMVILGAASNVVTITRPIKELVAGVQSIAGGNFKQQIDLPFGGELGELIRSFNKMAKRLESYEEQNIEELTAEKAKLETLVSAIADGAILLDSELKVILANPAAIKILGWEDRQAIGIDITEILPQSVNREISMPLTEIVKGEREGAEFRITSESGETSLRFLIMSVISASNAIKGIAMTVQDITREVELNAAQSRFISNVSHELRTPLFNIKSFIETLYEYGDELTEDQKHEFLDTANRETDRLTRLVNDVLDLSRLESGRQFRFDATDLPQTIEQTLRTYQLNARDKGIELHKEIAADIMPAWGNYDLLLQVLGNLVGNALKFSNSGGKVVIKAYNCQEPSPNDPHHLINRVRVEVSDTGTGISPEDQKRIFDRFYRIENKVHTLEGTGLGLSIVRNIVEKHHSCIHVKSELGVGTTFWFDLSVFQDKCDLPQVLNAESLTFESADVRTPEGASAISLELA from the coding sequence ATGGAATTTGTTTTACAGGCTATAGCAACAATTCGCCGCTGGTGGTCAGAGTTTACCCTCCAAACCAAATTGATGGCATTGGTAACTTTGATGGTATCTCTCCTCATGAGTGGAGTGACCTTTTGGGCAGTTAATGATATTCAAACCGATGCTAGACTCAGTGATACAAGATTTGGTCGAGATTTAGGCTTACTCCTAGCAGCAAATGTATCCCCATTGGTGGCACAGGGCGATCGCACTGAAGTGGCAAGGCTTTCCAAAAAATTCTTTGATAGTAGTTCTAGTATTCGCTATATTCTCTATGCCGATCCAACGGGAGAAATTTACTATGGCATTCCCTTTTCCGTCAGTGAAGTACAGAATTCCCTAAGTTTAAGGCGCAGGATTCAACTACCTGAAAATCCCCTTAGCAGTGCTGATCCAACTTGGGTAAAACAACATAATACGCCCCAAGGTGAAGTTACCGATGTGTTTGTGCATTTGGATCATGAGGGAGAAGATTTAGGAATTCTGGCGATCGGCATTAATCCTAATCCTACGGCAGTGGCTTCTTCCTCCTTAACTTTGGATGTGACTACAGCCGTATTTGTCTCGATTTGGATGATGGTAATTTTAGGCGCAGCTTCCAATGTCGTGACCATTACCCGACCGATTAAAGAACTAGTAGCAGGAGTCCAAAGTATTGCTGGTGGGAATTTTAAGCAGCAGATCGACTTACCCTTTGGTGGCGAGCTAGGGGAATTAATTCGCAGCTTTAATAAAATGGCAAAGCGGTTGGAAAGTTATGAAGAACAGAATATTGAGGAACTCACTGCCGAAAAGGCTAAGTTGGAGACCTTAGTATCAGCGATTGCCGATGGAGCTATTCTGTTAGATTCCGAGCTGAAGGTTATTTTAGCTAACCCTGCTGCCATCAAAATATTAGGATGGGAAGATCGACAGGCGATCGGGATTGATATTACCGAAATTCTTCCCCAGTCAGTGAATCGGGAAATCAGCATGCCTTTAACCGAAATTGTCAAAGGAGAACGAGAAGGAGCCGAGTTTCGGATTACTTCAGAATCTGGAGAAACTTCCCTTAGATTCTTGATCATGAGTGTTATAAGTGCCAGTAATGCCATTAAAGGTATTGCCATGACCGTACAGGACATTACCCGTGAAGTGGAACTAAATGCTGCTCAGAGTCGGTTTATTAGTAATGTTAGCCATGAATTGCGGACTCCTTTATTTAATATTAAATCCTTTATTGAAACTCTATATGAATATGGAGATGAACTCACCGAAGACCAAAAACATGAATTTTTAGATACTGCTAATCGGGAAACAGATCGCCTTACCCGACTGGTAAATGATGTCCTAGACCTATCTCGCCTAGAGTCTGGTCGCCAGTTCCGCTTTGATGCTACGGACTTACCCCAAACCATTGAGCAAACCTTGAGAACCTATCAGCTTAATGCTCGGGATAAAGGAATTGAACTACACAAGGAAATTGCTGCTGATATTATGCCTGCGTGGGGTAACTACGATCTGTTGCTTCAAGTTTTGGGGAATCTGGTGGGGAATGCCCTAAAATTTTCTAATTCTGGTGGTAAAGTTGTTATTAAAGCATACAATTGCCAAGAGCCTAGTCCCAATGATCCCCACCATTTAATTAATCGGGTGCGTGTGGAGGTTAGTGATACGGGAACAGGAATTTCGCCTGAGGATCAAAAACGGATATTTGATCGCTTCTATCGCATTGAGAATAAAGTCCATACCCTTGAAGGTACTGGCTTAGGACTATCAATTGTCCGTAATATTGTCGAGAAGCATCATAGTTGCATCCATGTTAAAAGTGAATTAGGTGTAGGTACTACCTTCTGGTTCGATCTGAGCGTATTTCAAGATAAGTGTGATTTGCCACAAGTTTTAAATGCGGAAAGTTTAACCTTTGAATCTGCTGATGTGAGGACTCCTGAGGGGGCTTCAGCAATTAGCCTTGAGCTTGCCTAA
- a CDS encoding WcaF family extracellular polysaccharide biosynthesis acetyltransferase, with translation MQLDQYTLGTYTPGASLVKQLLWYYGGFPLVRSYWLPFSRFKVWLLRLFGAKIGTQVRIKSNVSIKFPWRLTIGDHVWIGENAWIDNVAPVHIENHVCVSQGVYLCTGNHDWSDRHFKLIAREIHIHEGSWIAAKAIIGPGVTVGKGAVLGLGAVTGRSLEPMTIYVGNPAEPVKTRVINS, from the coding sequence ATGCAGTTAGACCAATACACCTTGGGTACATATACACCCGGAGCCTCATTAGTTAAGCAACTGCTTTGGTACTATGGGGGATTTCCTTTGGTACGTTCCTATTGGTTACCATTTTCTAGGTTTAAAGTATGGTTACTGCGTTTATTTGGTGCCAAGATTGGTACTCAAGTCAGAATTAAATCTAATGTCTCAATCAAATTTCCGTGGCGGTTAACCATTGGCGATCACGTATGGATTGGCGAAAATGCTTGGATTGATAATGTTGCCCCTGTCCATATTGAAAATCACGTTTGCGTATCCCAAGGAGTTTATCTGTGTACGGGTAATCATGACTGGAGCGATCGCCACTTTAAGCTCATAGCAAGGGAAATTCATATTCACGAGGGAAGTTGGATTGCGGCAAAAGCGATAATCGGACCTGGAGTTACCGTAGGGAAAGGGGCTGTTCTTGGTCTTGGGGCTGTTACAGGGCGATCGCTAGAACCCATGACTATATATGTGGGCAACCCCGCCGAACCTGTAAAAACAAGAGTTATAAATTCTTGA
- the psbC gene encoding photosystem II reaction center protein CP43, translated as MNFNNSLGVGGRTQDTTGFAWWSGNARLINLSGKLLGAHVAHAGLIVFWAGAMCLFEVAHFVPEKPMYEQGLILLPHLASQGWGVGAGGEVIDTFPYFVVAVLHLISSAVLGLGGIYHALRGPEVLENYSAFFGYDWKDKNKMTTILGIHLILLGLGAFLLVIKAMFFGGLYDTWAPGGGDVRVITNPTVNPLVIFGYILSSPFGGSGNIIGVNNLEDVVGGHIWIGIICISGGIWHIVTKPFGWARRALVWSGEAYLSYSLGALSLMAFIATCYVWFNNTVYPSEFYGPTGPEASQAQALTFIIRDQKLGANIGTSQGPTGLGKYLMRSPSGEIIFGGETMRFWDVRAPWIEPLRGPSGLDIDKLKNDIQPWQARRAAEYMTHAPLGSINSVGGVITEINAVNFVSPRSWLSTSHFVLFFFFLVGHLWHAGRARAAVAGFEKGISRESEAVLSMPDLD; from the coding sequence ATTAATTTCAATAATTCTCTAGGAGTAGGCGGACGTACCCAAGATACTACAGGCTTTGCTTGGTGGTCTGGGAATGCCCGTCTTATTAATTTGTCTGGAAAGCTTTTGGGTGCTCATGTTGCCCATGCTGGCTTAATTGTATTTTGGGCAGGTGCTATGTGCTTGTTCGAGGTCGCTCACTTTGTCCCTGAAAAGCCCATGTATGAGCAAGGGCTAATCCTATTACCTCATCTTGCCAGCCAAGGTTGGGGTGTTGGTGCTGGTGGTGAAGTAATTGATACCTTTCCATATTTTGTTGTCGCCGTACTTCACCTGATTTCATCGGCGGTTTTAGGTTTAGGTGGTATTTACCATGCTCTGCGTGGACCTGAGGTATTAGAGAACTACTCAGCTTTCTTTGGTTATGACTGGAAAGACAAAAACAAAATGACCACCATTTTGGGTATTCACCTAATTTTGTTGGGACTCGGTGCTTTCTTATTGGTAATCAAAGCCATGTTCTTTGGTGGTCTTTATGATACTTGGGCACCTGGTGGTGGTGATGTTCGTGTTATTACTAACCCTACCGTTAATCCATTGGTGATTTTTGGCTATATCCTTAGCTCTCCCTTTGGTGGTTCAGGTAATATCATCGGTGTAAATAACCTTGAAGATGTGGTTGGTGGTCATATTTGGATTGGCATCATTTGCATCAGTGGTGGGATTTGGCATATTGTTACTAAGCCTTTTGGTTGGGCAAGGCGTGCGCTGGTTTGGTCTGGTGAAGCATACCTTTCCTATAGTTTAGGCGCGTTATCTTTGATGGCATTTATTGCTACTTGCTATGTGTGGTTTAACAATACTGTTTACCCCAGTGAGTTCTATGGTCCCACTGGTCCTGAAGCTTCCCAAGCTCAAGCTTTGACCTTTATCATCCGTGACCAAAAATTGGGTGCAAATATCGGTACTTCCCAAGGTCCTACTGGTCTTGGTAAATATTTAATGAGATCGCCTTCTGGAGAAATTATCTTCGGTGGTGAAACCATGCGTTTCTGGGATGTGCGCGCTCCTTGGATTGAGCCTTTGCGTGGTCCTAGCGGCTTAGATATTGACAAGCTCAAGAATGACATTCAACCTTGGCAAGCTCGTCGTGCGGCAGAATACATGACCCATGCGCCTTTGGGTTCAATCAACTCTGTCGGTGGAGTTATCACTGAAATCAATGCCGTTAACTTTGTATCACCTCGCTCTTGGTTATCAACTTCTCACTTTGTCTTATTCTTCTTCTTCTTAGTCGGACACCTCTGGCATGCTGGTCGTGCGCGTGCGGCTGTCGCTGGCTTTGAAAAAGGAATTTCCCGTGAGTCTGAGGCTGTGCTTTCGATGCCAGACCTTGATTAA
- a CDS encoding glycosyltransferase family 4 protein, whose translation MQPVKITIITQFYPPDYAPTGQLISELAVAIAREGHSIQVFTGQPGYAYNQLDAPVEEFFDQVFVKRSRSSRLLSKRIRGKLLNGIIFFLRSTVKMRRRMSRGSHLLITSAPPFLPLVGWLYHKLFGHSYTCLIYDIYPDAAIKLGVISEANWIAKFWQYANHKIWRRAKSLIVLSESMKTIILAKDASLKDKIYVIPSWANPEEIKPVPKADNWFIKQNNWEDYFIVMHSGNLGRCHDEKTLIDCATILKDHPRIRFVFVGDGDGKKKVEAEVLSGNLPNAILLPYQPREHLSYSLSSADLSLVTIKSDMEGIVTPSKLYGVLASGRAIAAICPQNSYLRDLIDQGKCGAYFSNGDAAGLAEYICKLADNPSLQQTLEINSRLYFEQNFTIGQVLPLYLSALGLH comes from the coding sequence GTGCAGCCAGTCAAGATAACTATAATTACGCAATTCTATCCCCCTGATTATGCACCCACAGGACAGCTAATTAGTGAATTGGCGGTAGCGATCGCTAGGGAAGGACATTCTATTCAAGTATTTACGGGTCAACCTGGCTACGCCTATAACCAACTAGATGCCCCTGTAGAAGAATTTTTTGATCAGGTTTTTGTAAAACGCTCCCGTAGTTCAAGGCTTTTATCTAAACGGATTAGGGGTAAGTTACTTAATGGCATTATCTTTTTTCTGCGTAGCACAGTCAAAATGCGGCGCAGAATGTCCCGTGGCTCTCATCTTCTAATTACCTCCGCTCCCCCTTTCTTGCCTTTGGTGGGATGGCTCTATCACAAATTATTTGGGCATTCCTATACCTGCTTAATTTATGACATTTATCCTGATGCTGCGATCAAGTTAGGTGTAATCAGCGAAGCAAACTGGATCGCTAAGTTTTGGCAATATGCTAATCATAAAATCTGGCGGAGAGCTAAATCGCTAATTGTCCTGAGCGAATCCATGAAAACCATAATTTTAGCAAAGGATGCCAGTCTCAAAGATAAAATCTACGTCATTCCTAGCTGGGCTAATCCAGAGGAAATTAAGCCAGTTCCGAAAGCTGATAACTGGTTCATCAAGCAAAATAACTGGGAAGACTACTTCATTGTTATGCACTCTGGCAATCTCGGACGCTGTCATGATGAAAAAACCCTGATTGACTGCGCCACGATCTTAAAAGATCATCCCCGCATTAGATTTGTATTTGTTGGAGATGGAGACGGAAAGAAAAAGGTAGAGGCTGAAGTCCTAAGTGGCAACTTACCAAATGCGATCCTATTACCCTATCAGCCTCGAGAACACCTGTCTTACTCTTTAAGTTCTGCTGATTTATCCCTTGTCACCATTAAATCTGATATGGAGGGGATTGTCACTCCATCAAAGCTCTACGGTGTTCTTGCTTCTGGACGCGCAATCGCGGCAATTTGTCCTCAAAATAGCTATCTCAGAGATTTAATAGACCAAGGTAAATGTGGGGCATATTTTAGTAATGGTGATGCCGCAGGACTCGCCGAATATATATGTAAACTAGCAGATAATCCTAGCTTGCAGCAGACCTTAGAAATCAACTCTCGTCTGTATTTTGAACAAAATTTTACTATAGGTCAAGTTTTACCTCTATATCTCAGTGCCTTGGGGTTGCATTGA
- a CDS encoding pyridoxal phosphate-dependent aminotransferase: MKSHLHLSQRATQTKESQIREASRYCVKYGAINLAQGLPDFPAPEALKLAAQEAIAADHNQYADTWGLESLRVTIAAKLQRDNHIEADPDQEITVCCGATEGLNIALMAVMNPGDRCLIFEPFYENYIPNLATVGGIPEFITLEAPDWEITREKLDIAFAKGLKAVIINTPANPTGKVWTLAELELLAEYCDRYDVYVITDEIYEYILYNDQDNQHISMLSLPGMGDRTIVVNGFSKTFCVTGWRLGYTVANPILTAAMRRIHDFLTICAPAPLQYAALAALAFGREYYQTMARDYQRKRDLLFYALKDMGLSPVLPRGAYYIWTDSSVLADDANTAALKLAQEAGVAAVPGNCFSNPSRDRINGLRFCFAKKDETLETAVQRMQRYRLNQ; encoded by the coding sequence TTGAAATCACATCTTCATCTTTCCCAACGGGCAACTCAAACTAAAGAGTCACAAATTCGTGAAGCATCTCGGTACTGCGTTAAGTATGGCGCAATTAATTTGGCTCAAGGTTTACCCGATTTCCCCGCCCCCGAGGCGTTGAAACTTGCTGCTCAAGAAGCAATTGCGGCGGATCACAACCAATATGCAGATACATGGGGATTAGAATCTCTGCGGGTGACGATCGCTGCTAAATTGCAAAGGGATAATCATATTGAGGCTGATCCTGATCAAGAAATTACTGTATGTTGTGGAGCCACGGAGGGTCTAAATATTGCTTTAATGGCGGTGATGAACCCAGGCGATCGCTGCTTAATTTTTGAGCCATTTTACGAAAACTATATCCCTAACCTTGCTACTGTCGGCGGTATTCCAGAATTTATCACCTTGGAAGCTCCAGACTGGGAAATTACCCGAGAAAAACTAGATATAGCATTTGCTAAGGGCTTAAAGGCGGTAATTATTAATACCCCTGCTAACCCCACGGGCAAAGTATGGACATTGGCGGAATTAGAACTATTGGCGGAATACTGCGATCGCTATGATGTCTATGTAATTACCGATGAGATTTATGAGTATATTCTCTACAATGATCAAGATAATCAACATATCAGTATGCTCAGTTTACCCGGTATGGGAGATCGCACCATTGTCGTAAATGGATTTTCTAAGACCTTCTGTGTAACGGGCTGGAGGCTCGGCTATACCGTGGCGAACCCCATTTTAACAGCAGCAATGCGGCGCATCCACGACTTTTTAACCATTTGCGCTCCTGCGCCTCTCCAGTATGCAGCTTTAGCAGCTTTGGCATTTGGTAGAGAGTACTATCAAACTATGGCAAGGGATTATCAACGCAAAAGAGACCTACTCTTCTATGCCCTTAAGGATATGGGTTTATCGCCAGTGCTGCCCCGTGGAGCCTACTATATTTGGACAGATAGTTCGGTTCTAGCGGATGATGCTAATACCGCAGCATTAAAATTGGCGCAGGAAGCTGGGGTGGCGGCGGTACCGGGTAATTGCTTTAGTAATCCCAGTCGCGATCGCATTAATGGACTCAGGTTTTGTTTTGCTAAAAAAGATGAGACTCTTGAAACGGCAGTGCAAAGAATGCAAAGATACCGACTCAACCAATAA